One Candidatus Methylomirabilota bacterium DNA window includes the following coding sequences:
- a CDS encoding response regulator has protein sequence MEDAGGALVLVADDEPDVLDLVSSVLAKAGFRSLTAADGDEVVELARRHRPAAIVLDLMMKAVDGYTTLTRLHGHPLTKDIPVIILTGQADPRYQTLSAGVGAVAHVTKPFSPRHFTETVRRVVAGQLS, from the coding sequence ATGGAAGATGCCGGGGGAGCCCTCGTGCTCGTCGCCGACGACGAGCCGGACGTCCTGGACCTGGTGAGCAGTGTCCTCGCGAAGGCGGGGTTTCGGAGCCTCACGGCCGCCGACGGCGACGAGGTCGTCGAGCTGGCGCGCCGGCACCGGCCGGCCGCCATCGTGCTCGACCTGATGATGAAGGCCGTCGACGGCTACACGACGCTCACGCGCCTCCATGGCCACCCGTTGACCAAGGACATCCCGGTCATCATCCTGACCGGGCAGGCCGACCCGCGCTACCAGACCCTGAGCGCGGGGGTGGGGGCGGTGGCCCACGTGACCAAGCCGTTCTCGCCGCGCCACTTCACGGAGACGGTACGGCGCGTGGTGGCCGGCCAGCTGTCCTGA